The following DNA comes from Gammaproteobacteria bacterium.
AACCCACGGCGGTTTGTTCTTCGTTGACAGCCGCACCACCGGGCGCACCGTGGCGGGACAGACGGCGGCGGTGGAAGGCGTCCCGCATCTGAATCGCGACGTATTCCTTGATAACGAATCGGATCGTATGGCGATCCGCCGTCAGTTCCTGAGCCTCATCGAAACGGCCAAACACCGCGGTACGGCGCTGGCCATCGGCCATCCGAAACCGGAAACGCTGGCGGTGCTGGCCGAAATGCTGCCCACCCTTCCACAATATGGCGTCCAGCTCGTTGCATTGCACGATCTGCTCGCCCGGCAATCGCTCCCAGAGGTCACATGGCAGTCGTCCTCGTCCCACTCGCCCAGGGTTGCGAAGAACTAGAAGCAGTCACCATCATCGATCTACTGCGGCGTGCGCAGATCACCGTGGTCACCGCCGGTCTCGACGATAAGCCGGTGCATGCCAGCCGCGGCGTCACCCTGATCCCCGACACCACGCTGGAGGCCGCGCTCAAGCGGGAATACGACATGATCGTACTGCCGGGCGGCATGCCGGGCGCCGATCATCTCGATCGCGATGCGCGTCTGCGCGCGGCGCTTAAAGCCACCAGTGAGCGCGGTAGATTCGTCGCCGCCATCTGCGCCGCGCCCAAGGCCCTCGCCTCCGCCGGGCTGCTGGATCACAAACGCGCCACGGCCTATCCCGGCATCATGGATAATCTGACAGCACCGGGCCTGACAAAAACGAGCGAGGCCGTCGTCTGCGATGGCGTCGTCATCACATCGCGCGGGCCGGGCACGGCGATGGATTTCGCCCTGATGTTGATCGAAAAACTCGCGGGCCGGACCAAGCGCGACGAGGTCGAGCACGCCCTCTCCCGCTGATTAATTTCAGAAACTCCGCAAGGTTTGGAGACAACAAACTAGTCGCCGCGCAGGGCGGCGATCACCAGCACCATCCCCGCGACGGCCAGCGCCAGCAGCAGCAATGTCCTGCCGGGCAAGAGCGCCCCGCCGGACAGCAATGTGGCGACACCGAGCAGGAGCGCCGCACCCAGTATCACCCATCTCGTCTGCCGTTGCGCGTGAACGAGATCCTGGCGCAACTGCTGCAACTCCTTCTGGCTGGCCTCGTCCCAGCGGCCGCTCTTGATCCTGTCCATGGCCTCGATGGCCAGGCCCGGCAATTCCGGAAGGCGCTCCATCCATGACGGGGCGTGCTCGCGCAGGGCGCTCATGAACTTGCGCCAGCTCACGCGCTCATGCAGCCAGCGTTCCAGCGATGGCCGCGCCGCGGCCCACAGGTCCAGATCGGGGTACAGCTGCCGGCCGACGCCCTCGACATTGACCAGCGTCTTCTGCAACAACAGCAGTTGCGGCAGGATTTTCATGTGAAAACGTTGGGCGGTCTGGAACAACCGCAGCAACAGATGGCCGACAGAGATGGTACGGATGGGCCGATCGAAGATGGGCTCGCACACCGTGCGGATGGCGAACTCGAAATCGTCCACCCGCGTGTCGCGCGGCACCCATCCTGACTCCACGTGCAGCTGGGCGACGCGGCGGTAGTCGCGGTTCATGAAGGCGAGGAAGTTCTCGGCCAGATAACGTTGATCGAAATCGCTCAAACTGCCCATGATGCCGAAATCCACCGGCACGAAGCGGGCACGGCCGCCCGCCAGCGGCTGCACGAACAAATTGCCGGGATGCATGTCGGCGTGGAAAAAATGATCGCGGAACACCTGGGTGAAAAATATTTCCACGCCCGACTCCGCCAGCCACTGCAGGTTCACCCCCGCCGCTTTGAGCGAGGCCA
Coding sequences within:
- a CDS encoding DJ-1 family glyoxalase III, which encodes MAVVLVPLAQGCEELEAVTIIDLLRRAQITVVTAGLDDKPVHASRGVTLIPDTTLEAALKREYDMIVLPGGMPGADHLDRDARLRAALKATSERGRFVAAICAAPKALASAGLLDHKRATAYPGIMDNLTAPGLTKTSEAVVCDGVVITSRGPGTAMDFALMLIEKLAGRTKRDEVEHALSR
- the ubiB gene encoding ubiquinone biosynthesis regulatory protein kinase UbiB; this translates as MITPGQFFRLFTIQRTLIRHGVDEIIFATPLLRSFRFLLYLLPWNWWRHKYAPTAVRLRHVLEELGPIFVKFGQILSTRRDLLPDDIAEELAKLQDRVPPFPGREARRLVEKAHGRSLEEMFAEFDEQPLASASIAQVHAARLQDGREVVVKVVRPGILTVIRRDIGLMYILARALEKYWGQGRRLKPTGVVAEFEKTLVDELDLLREAANASQLRRNFANAEAIYVPEVHWELTLREVLVMERVSGIRVDDVASLKAAGVNLQWLAESGVEIFFTQVFRDHFFHADMHPGNLFVQPLAGGRARFVPVDFGIMGSLSDFDQRYLAENFLAFMNRDYRRVAQLHVESGWVPRDTRVDDFEFAIRTVCEPIFDRPIRTISVGHLLLRLFQTAQRFHMKILPQLLLLQKTLVNVEGVGRQLYPDLDLWAAARPSLERWLHERVSWRKFMSALREHAPSWMERLPELPGLAIEAMDRIKSGRWDEASQKELQQLRQDLVHAQRQTRWVILGAALLLGVATLLSGGALLPGRTLLLLALAVAGMVLVIAALRGD